The DNA sequence TTGGCCAAGATTATTTCTCCCCTGGCTACAAGTATGACTCTCTCTACCAAGAATTGGACCTGGACTCTCTTCATGAAGATCTTCATTTCCAGTCCATGCCAGGAATCATGACAACAGAGACCTTGGCAAGCACACATGAATCCCACCCAACTGCTGAACTAGAGGATCTCACAGAGGCTGAAGGAAAGGAGATCAAATCTGAGCTCACTAAATTAGACGGGAAAATTGTAACCTTACGCCGTGCCCTGGAAGTGAAAAAAAGACATTGTATGGAGCTCAAGAGAAAGCTGGGCCTCATAACCTTTGTGGGGCTGAGGCAGAATCTGTTCAAAAGCTGGCACGATGTTCAAGTCTCCAATGTCGACATGAAACAAAAGATGTCAGCTGCCCTGTCCACCATGGGCTCTGCCATCTGCAGGAAGCTTGGAGACATGAAGAAGTCAGCCACATTCAGATCGTTTGAAGGTCTGATGGGGACAATCAAGTCTAGAGTGGCAGGTGGCAGACAGCTTGGCAGTGTCTATCTTCCTTCTTCAGCTGTAATAGGGATGATCCATTCCCAGCCTCAGGGAGGAGAGACGATCCACTCCTACTTTCCAAGAGTGGGAGTGATCCAGTTTACTGAAGTGGAGTTGTTCTGGTTCCAAGGAGTGGAGACGATCTGGTTGCAAGCAGTGGGCATGACCTGCTTCCCTTTCTGGAGCCAGTATGAACCCCTTGGTAATCTTGCCTGGCCACCTAACCAGTGCAAGAACTCCCTTTCCTCATCACAGTTGTGACTCTGCCTATCATAAATAAGCGATTAAACCACAGTGGCAAAGTTAATTCAAGAAATGGGCAGAGTTCAGTTTTAAGAAAAGGAGTTCCCATTTGTACATAGGTATTTGCTGCTGTTGGGGTGGAGAACCCAACATTTTGTACCCAGTTATTTTACACTAAAGTTGGTAGATGAAATGTATCACTATACTAGCCTTTCTGGAGTTGCATTTAAATGGACAGGACAATGGCTTTAGAGGGACCTTAGGCCAAAGCCCAAAATCTTTTTTGGAAAACTAGTTTATCAGAATGCCAAAGTAGCTTTCTTTTTAGAACTgggaaaatgtatgaaataatctGTAATTTTATCccctcctcatttccttccttccctaaatCTCAGAAGGAACTTTGAAAGCTCTACCTGGcctacaatttttattttaaaaagatgatcaaGAACACTCTTTTCTCTCTAAGACCCTCAGAAAGGAGGGGAAAGTATTATTAGACTAATTATAACATAATactaaacttgattttttttttgaagctccTAATTAAACAAAGTAGCTCTAGCTTCAATTTAGGAGATTGCCACTGTGGATTCAGGATAAAATTGTGACTTGACTTTGCCTTgtgtttgtaatatttttgtatatcaaAGTTTATCCCTTATAATAGCATGTGCCTGCCACAATAGCATGCcacctaaaagggaaaaaattgctTCTCTGTTCTCCAGCAATTCCTAGTTTGTTGCCATCTGCAtcagaggggctggagggaaaaCATAGCCAAAGTCAAGAAACATAAACCCCTATGTTAAGCAGCATTGCAACATTTTAAACATGATGCCCATCCCCTGTAATGCTGGACCTTCTTTATGCCTCCGAATGGACCTAACTAACTGATTTTATACATCACTGGTCTCTTTGACTCCAAGTCTGTCCTCTTTTAAAACTAGCCccaactgaaaagaaaacagaacctgAGTCCTCAGGggatttgggggtggagggggaagtgttgttctttttccattttcaaaatgccAGGACCTGGCAGCTACTTTCATTCCTTCAGTCATATTGCCTGAGGTAGAAGTTTCTGTCTTcactcacagaactcaagaaagcACCATACttaaaattacagttttattataaaggatacaaattaGGACTGACCAAATGAAGATATACATAGAATGAGATCTTGGAGGAAATATGAAGCTTCCAAATACTCAGAACACATCACCTTCCCACCACAGTGATGTATGATTACCTACCTAGGAGGTTCACCTAAGATTCAGGTATCCAGAGTTTTTATTGAAGTTCCACTATATAGATATGACTGATTGAATCACTGTCCACATGATTGAATTCAAGCTCCAGCCCCGCTTCCATCTTCAAAGGTTCAGGGTTCAGGCTGATATCATGTGGCCCAAATCCCCAAACCTCTAATCACATGGGTGGGTCTTTCCAGCAGGGCCAGCCCATACCTTAAAACTATCCAGGGACCTACCATAAAtaacaaagacactcctatcactcaggaaattccaaggattcaGAAGCACCCTCCAAGAAGCCAGGAACAAAGAGAGCCAAATTGTTTATTACACAACAAAACCAGGCAATAGAAAGTTGCCCTACAATATGGCTCCaagaagatggtggtgtaggaggacgctgggctcactgcatcctgctgattacttagattccacccacatctgcctaaataacccagaaaactgccagaagactagcagaatggactctttggagccaagcatagacaagaggcccagggaagagggtaggaagggcagagaggtggtgcacaCTAtacagactggtgggagggaggggtggtggaAGGGAGGCCCACCCGGCAAGGCAAAGCCCCCAAGTCtagcttgcaaaagcggaggggccagactgcatAAGTTCTGACcaccagtgggacttaacatctggaatgtcaaaagtcaacagctctgctttcaaagagtggggagggtgagaggacactggGAACAAGAGTTGTGCCTTGGGAGACAGGGCTCAGCTCAGCAGggaaacaaaggcactggcaagcaccatctctttctcccatcccccagccaaaattcaaAAGGGAACCAGTCCctgtcactgaacttgcttgcaccgcgcaaacacccaacgctgtgcttctgtggatccatctctCTGaagggtctgcctccctcccggtgctgcagggcccctcccgcaggggaccactgatggcaaagcgagctgagcctgcccctcccgcctctgTGCACCTTTCAGATCCACACCaactaatatgccagatcccatcaaaacAGCACTACAAGCCTTGCAGTGTACaaatagcccagacaggggccacaccactccacagtgagtcctgcccctgggagaagggaagataaggtacacaccagtctgactgtgaccccagtggtgggctgggggcagacatcaggtgtgactgtggccccacccaccaacacaaggtACTCTGGACAGTagaggggaagtgccctgcagtttggagccaccccagggactatacaaaatgacgaaatggaaaaattctcctcaaaagaaactccaggaagtagcaacagctaacgaattgatcaaaaatgatgtaagtaatataacagaacaagaatttagaataatagtcataaaattaattgctgggcttgaaaaaagcatagaggacagcagagaatctattgctacagagatcaagggactgagaaacagtcatgaggacataaaaaaaaatgctataaatgaggtgcaaaataaaa is a window from the Felis catus isolate Fca126 chromosome D4, F.catus_Fca126_mat1.0, whole genome shotgun sequence genome containing:
- the TPD52L3 gene encoding tumor protein D55 gives rise to the protein MDASLPESHSASQGSDSAGLDFDSVGQDYFSPGYKYDSLYQELDLDSLHEDLHFQSMPGIMTTETLASTHESHPTAELEDLTEAEGKEIKSELTKLDGKIVTLRRALEVKKRHCMELKRKLGLITFVGLRQNLFKSWHDVQVSNVDMKQKMSAALSTMGSAICRKLGDMKKSATFRSFEGLMGTIKSRVAGGRQLGSVYLPSSAVIGMIHSQPQGGETIHSYFPRVGVIQFTEVELFWFQGVETIWLQAVGMTCFPFWSQYEPLGNLAWPPNQCKNSLSSSQL